From one Xiphias gladius isolate SHS-SW01 ecotype Sanya breed wild chromosome 12, ASM1685928v1, whole genome shotgun sequence genomic stretch:
- the LOC120797259 gene encoding mucin-5AC-like has translation MEYHSGGSLPLLGRPRYCPGANSNGGYLCETGHCCGETGCCTYYYELWWFWLLWTVLILFSCCCAYRHRRAKLRVQQQQRQREISLLAYHGASSYPSSMLDLSFLASLKLPSYEEVAAQPSTPPPPYSSVFTTPRYPQPPRTVDPHLLTQHGPLLHRPLSDGPSSLSSDNSSSCSCDSCCPSSPCSSSLSAPITYETDTSHASTPSEAATHTLDVAMETITAAATCLEVNETRFASERMVATVSIDISDADAPGVQEPVATDSSVPSQTVTVAVVTRAASPQPPPSPGSEVALPIGTTSPIKQQRDKTQCTTIISTCSSITLPSPSVVDTALPSIQIISVEGTPEGPEIAPAPKIPSISGPSTPTDSTSDRPTANLTLETLDLRRTFDTTKVPGSPTSVPSPDVDRTLAMITDSAGLPTVDPNPSLVPIPAPSNLTQTSDLVPSNLIQTSIQVPSQLTQAPDPVPTNLNQAADTVPTNFTQSPDVVPTNHTRFAEPVLPNLTELQSPYLQTLPQCQSHKLKRPLFQVPHLTMF, from the exons GACACTGCTGCGGAGAGACCGGCTGCTGCACCTACTACTACGAGCTCTGGT GGTTCTGGCTGCTGTGGACCGTCCTCATCCTGTTCAGCTGCTGTTGTGCCTACCGACACCGTCGAGCCAAACTGagagtccagcagcagcagaggcagagagagatcaGCCTGCTGGCGTACCACGGAGCCAGCTCTTACCCCTCCTCCATGCTGGACCTCA GTTTCCTGGCATCCCTGAAGCTTCCGTCCTATGAAGAGGTGGCAGCTCAgccctccacccctcctccaCCCTACAGCTCAGTGTTCACCACCCCACGCTACCCGCAGCCCCCCCGCACCGTCGACCCCCACCTGCTCACACAGCATGGTCCACTGCTACACCGGCCGCTCAGCGATGGTCCCTCCTCCCTCAGCTCCGATAACAG CTCCAGTTGTTCCTGTGACTCCTGCTGCCCCTCCTCTCCATGTAGCTCCTCCCTATCGGCACCCATCACTTATGAGACTGACACAAGCCACGCCTCCACGCCCAGCGAGGCCGCGACCCACACACTtgatgttgccatggaaaccatCACTGCTGCGGCTACCTGCCTAGAGGTAAATGAAACACGATTTGCTTCTGAAAGGATGGTTGCCACGGTCTCCATTGACATCAGCGATGCAGATGCTCCGGGGGTTCAGGAACCTGTTGCCACAGACTCATCGGTTCCCAGCCAGACTGTTACTGTGGCCGTTGTTACCAGGGCGGCCTCTCCTCAGCCTCCGCCCTCTCCTGGTTCAGAGGTGGCCCTTCCTATTGGAACTACATCTCCCATAAAGCAACAGCGTGATAAAACACAGTGTACCACGATAATTAGCACTTGTAGCTCAATAACACTCCCTAGTCCAAGTGTTGTTGACACAGCACTCCCCTCCATCCAAATAATAAGCGTTGAGGGCACACCTGAGGGCCCAGAAATTGCCCCTGCCCCAAAAATCCCTTCAATATCAGGCCCATCTACCCCAACAGATAGCACTTCTGACAGACCTACAGCCAACCTAACCCTAGAAACCCTGGATCTAAGAAGAACTTTTGATACAACCAAAGTTCCTGGTAGCCCAACCTCAGTACCATCCCCAGATGTTGACAGAACTTTGGCCATGATAACAGACTCTGCTGGTCTCCCAACTGTGGACCCCAATCCTAGCCTTGTGCCAATCCCGGCACCTTCAAACCTTACCCAAACTTCAGACCTGGTACCTTCAAACCTTATCCAAACTTCAATCCAAGTACCTTCACAGCTTACCCAAGCTCCAGATCCAGTGCCTACAAACCTTAACCAAGCTGCAGATACAGTACCTACAAACTTTACCCAATCTCCAGATGTAGTACCAACAAACCATACCCGCTTTGCAGAACCAGTATTGCCAAACCTTACCGAGCTCCAGAGTCCGTACCTTCAAACCTTACCCCAGTGCCAGAGCCACAAACTAAAACGACCCTTGTTCCAGGTTCCACACTTAACCATGTTCTAA